A single region of the Amphiprion ocellaris isolate individual 3 ecotype Okinawa chromosome 4, ASM2253959v1, whole genome shotgun sequence genome encodes:
- the arhgap19 gene encoding rho GTPase-activating protein 19 isoform X1 — protein sequence MAAGKDVDENEQNRRGTACSMVISREESPGGSHAGRPPVIFNPDFFVEKLRHENPDVFLELVLSNITRLIDLPGTEFAQLLGEESPKTPTGGNGGFFRSFNFLKRKDKGVVFGTPLTESCIAQIYQLIEYLSKNLHVEGLFRVPGNSVRQQALKELLNSGADVDLESGDFHPNDVATLLKTFLGELPEPLLTHRHFHAHLKIADMTLFDEQGNKTALPNKERQVEALQLLFLLLPQANRSLLKLLLDLLYHTAKQQDKNKMSAFNLALMFAPHVLWPRHMTAGDLKDNLKKLNNSMAFLIKHSQKLFRAPVYLREYARVHFTGTKVLQTKDDLELLAASSSPARRTALPLKRAAVLVPSAQEQCQSPAQQYTEEALKELFRHVHHNMPDSAKKKKLVRQLVKQTTSGTPTNEHRQPPPAPSKKHPRSRSFGGLIKRKARGEQLTAERRVRYVSPDGVTRAGRKSGKENVILQAVNSPLNGPVLGKAGLVVKNPDFAFHKDKGVKVSKQDSPSVSTMCFSPAQEISL from the exons ATGGCGGCGGGGAAGGATGTCGATGAAAACGAACAAAATAGAAG AGGTACAGCGTGCAGCATGGTGATCAGTCGTGAGGAATCGCCAGGGGGCTCTCATGCTGGCCGACCACCAGTCATCTTCAacccagatttttttgttgagaAGCTCCGCCATGAAAACCCAGATGTTTTCCTAGAGCTGGTGCTAAGTAACATTACTCGCCTTATAGATCTCCCTGGGACAGAGTTTGCCCAGCTCCTCGGTGAGGAGAGCCCTAAAACCCCAACAGGTGGAAATGGAGGCTTTTTCCGTTCTTTCAACTTCCTCAAACGCAAAG ATAAAGGTGTTGTGTTTGGAACCCCACTGACAGAAAGCTGCATTGCTCAGATCTACCAGCTTATTGAGTACCTCAGCAAAA ATCTGCATGTGGAGGGGCTGTTTCGGGTGCCTGGGAATAGTGTTCGGCAGCAGGCCTTGAAGGAGCTGCTCAACAGCGGGGCTGACGTCGACCTGGAATCTGGAGACTTTCACCCCAATGATGTGGCCACACTGCTCAAAACTTTCCTGGGGGAGCTGCCAGAGCCCCTGTTGACACACAGACACTTCCATGCACACCTTAAGATAGCTG ACATGACTTTGTTTGATGAACAAGGCAACAAGACAGCTTTACCCAACAAAGAGCGTCAAGTCGAggccctgcagcttctcttCCTGTTGCTACCTCAGGCCAACCGCTCGCTGCTCAAACTGTTGCTCGACCTGCTCTACCACACTGCCAAacagcaagacaaaaacaagatgtctGCCTTCAACTTGGCCCTCATGTTTGCACCACACGTCCTCTGGCCCAGACAT ATGACAGCGGGTGACCTTAAAGACAATCTGAAGAAACTGAACAACAGCATGGCTTTTCTCATCAAACACTCACAGAAGCTCTTCAGG GCTCCAGTCTACCTGCGGGAATATGCTCGAGTGCACTTCACTGGGACCAAGGTTCTGCAGACCAAG GATGATCTGGAGCTGCTGGCGGCAAGCAGCTCTCCTGCTCGGCGGACAGCGTTGCCTCTGAAGAGGGCAGCTGTTCTGGTCCCCAGCGCTCAGGAGCAGTGCCAGTCACCAGCTCAACAATACACAGAAGAAGCCCTGAAGGAGCTCTTCAGACATGTTCACCACAACATGCCGGACTCTGCTAAGAAGAAGAAACTTGTCCGACAG TTAGTCAAACAGACAACCTCAGGGACACCTACCAACGAGCACCGTCAGCCTCCCCCAGCTCCCAGCAAGAAACACCCCCGCTCCCGCTCCTTTGGTGGCCTTATCAAG CGCAAAGCTCGAGGTGAGCAGCTGACAGCAGAGAGGCGGGTCCGATACGTCTCCCCAGATGGTGTCACCAGGGCAGGAAGAAAATCTGGAAAAGAGAACGTCATCCTGCAAGCG GTGAACAGCCCATTAAATGGACCTGTTTTGGGGAAAGCGGGACTGGTAGTAAAAAACCCAGATTTTGCTTTTCACAAGGACAAAGGTGTGAAGGTTTCCAAG CAGGACTCTCCCTCAGTGTCCACGATGTGTTTCTCTCCTGCTCAGGAAATCTCGCTCTAA
- the arhgap19 gene encoding rho GTPase-activating protein 19 isoform X2: protein MAAGKDVDENEQNRRGTACSMVISREESPGGSHAGRPPVIFNPDFFVEKLRHENPDVFLELVLSNITRLIDLPGTEFAQLLGEESPKTPTGGNGGFFRSFNFLKRKDKGVVFGTPLTESCIAQIYQLIEYLSKNLHVEGLFRVPGNSVRQQALKELLNSGADVDLESGDFHPNDVATLLKTFLGELPEPLLTHRHFHAHLKIADMTLFDEQGNKTALPNKERQVEALQLLFLLLPQANRSLLKLLLDLLYHTAKQQDKNKMSAFNLALMFAPHVLWPRHMTAGDLKDNLKKLNNSMAFLIKHSQKLFRAPVYLREYARVHFTGTKVLQTKDDLELLAASSSPARRTALPLKRAAVLVPSAQEQCQSPAQQYTEEALKELFRHVHHNMPDSAKKKKLVRQLVKQTTSGTPTNEHRQPPPAPSKKHPRSRSFGGLIKRKARGEQLTAERRVRYVSPDGVTRAGRKSGKENVILQAVNSPLNGPVLGKAGLVVKNPDFAFHKDKGVKVSKDSPSVSTMCFSPAQEISL from the exons ATGGCGGCGGGGAAGGATGTCGATGAAAACGAACAAAATAGAAG AGGTACAGCGTGCAGCATGGTGATCAGTCGTGAGGAATCGCCAGGGGGCTCTCATGCTGGCCGACCACCAGTCATCTTCAacccagatttttttgttgagaAGCTCCGCCATGAAAACCCAGATGTTTTCCTAGAGCTGGTGCTAAGTAACATTACTCGCCTTATAGATCTCCCTGGGACAGAGTTTGCCCAGCTCCTCGGTGAGGAGAGCCCTAAAACCCCAACAGGTGGAAATGGAGGCTTTTTCCGTTCTTTCAACTTCCTCAAACGCAAAG ATAAAGGTGTTGTGTTTGGAACCCCACTGACAGAAAGCTGCATTGCTCAGATCTACCAGCTTATTGAGTACCTCAGCAAAA ATCTGCATGTGGAGGGGCTGTTTCGGGTGCCTGGGAATAGTGTTCGGCAGCAGGCCTTGAAGGAGCTGCTCAACAGCGGGGCTGACGTCGACCTGGAATCTGGAGACTTTCACCCCAATGATGTGGCCACACTGCTCAAAACTTTCCTGGGGGAGCTGCCAGAGCCCCTGTTGACACACAGACACTTCCATGCACACCTTAAGATAGCTG ACATGACTTTGTTTGATGAACAAGGCAACAAGACAGCTTTACCCAACAAAGAGCGTCAAGTCGAggccctgcagcttctcttCCTGTTGCTACCTCAGGCCAACCGCTCGCTGCTCAAACTGTTGCTCGACCTGCTCTACCACACTGCCAAacagcaagacaaaaacaagatgtctGCCTTCAACTTGGCCCTCATGTTTGCACCACACGTCCTCTGGCCCAGACAT ATGACAGCGGGTGACCTTAAAGACAATCTGAAGAAACTGAACAACAGCATGGCTTTTCTCATCAAACACTCACAGAAGCTCTTCAGG GCTCCAGTCTACCTGCGGGAATATGCTCGAGTGCACTTCACTGGGACCAAGGTTCTGCAGACCAAG GATGATCTGGAGCTGCTGGCGGCAAGCAGCTCTCCTGCTCGGCGGACAGCGTTGCCTCTGAAGAGGGCAGCTGTTCTGGTCCCCAGCGCTCAGGAGCAGTGCCAGTCACCAGCTCAACAATACACAGAAGAAGCCCTGAAGGAGCTCTTCAGACATGTTCACCACAACATGCCGGACTCTGCTAAGAAGAAGAAACTTGTCCGACAG TTAGTCAAACAGACAACCTCAGGGACACCTACCAACGAGCACCGTCAGCCTCCCCCAGCTCCCAGCAAGAAACACCCCCGCTCCCGCTCCTTTGGTGGCCTTATCAAG CGCAAAGCTCGAGGTGAGCAGCTGACAGCAGAGAGGCGGGTCCGATACGTCTCCCCAGATGGTGTCACCAGGGCAGGAAGAAAATCTGGAAAAGAGAACGTCATCCTGCAAGCG GTGAACAGCCCATTAAATGGACCTGTTTTGGGGAAAGCGGGACTGGTAGTAAAAAACCCAGATTTTGCTTTTCACAAGGACAAAGGTGTGAAGGTTTCCAAG GACTCTCCCTCAGTGTCCACGATGTGTTTCTCTCCTGCTCAGGAAATCTCGCTCTAA